In Canis lupus familiaris isolate Mischka breed German Shepherd chromosome 5, alternate assembly UU_Cfam_GSD_1.0, whole genome shotgun sequence, a genomic segment contains:
- the LOC102154393 gene encoding 60S ribosomal protein L37a-like: protein MAKCTKKVGIVGKYGTRYGASLRKMVKKIEISQHAKYTCSFCGKTKMKRRAVGIWHCGSCMKTMAGGAWTYNTTSAVTVKSAIRRLKELKDQ, encoded by the coding sequence ATGGCCAAATGCACCAAGAAGGTAGGAATTGTGGGTAAATACGGGACCCGATATGGGGCTTCCCTCAGGAAGATGGTGAAGAAGATTGAGATTAGCCAGCACGCCAAGTACACCTGCTCCTTCTGTGGCAAGACCAAGATGAAAAGGCGAGCAGTGGGCATCTGGCACTGTGGCTCCTGCATGAAGACCATGGCCGGTGGTGCCTGGACCTACAACACCACTTCTGCTGTCACAGTAAAGTCTGCCATCAGAAGACTGAAGGAGTTGAAAGACCAGTAG